From the genome of Sulfurovum sp. NBC37-1, one region includes:
- a CDS encoding 2,3-bisphosphoglycerate-dependent phosphoglycerate mutase, with translation MASTLILLRHGQSVYNQKNIFTGWTDIELSDQGRQEAKKAATELKRLKLYPDVCYTSWLKRAIHTAQIALSQMAWEHIDCIKSWKLNERHYGAWQQCNKDVVKQEIGEEAFLSVRRGYSTPPPPLDENDPRAAKFDPKYRDLDPAQLPKSESLKDTHARVKEYYRDVLIPELSKGKTVLVSAHGNSLRALVMEIEGLSTDAVVKLEIPTGKPLVYRYDTGMTAIKKVKVD, from the coding sequence ATGGCTTCAACACTGATACTTTTACGACACGGGCAGAGTGTCTATAACCAAAAGAACATCTTCACGGGGTGGACAGATATCGAACTGAGTGATCAGGGACGGCAGGAGGCGAAAAAAGCGGCTACGGAACTGAAAAGACTGAAGCTCTATCCTGATGTCTGTTATACCTCCTGGCTTAAACGCGCGATCCATACGGCACAGATCGCATTGTCCCAGATGGCGTGGGAACATATAGATTGCATCAAGAGCTGGAAGCTCAATGAACGCCACTACGGCGCCTGGCAACAGTGCAACAAAGATGTTGTAAAACAGGAAATAGGCGAGGAAGCCTTCTTAAGCGTCAGGAGAGGCTACAGTACTCCGCCGCCCCCACTGGATGAGAACGATCCCCGCGCCGCGAAGTTCGACCCCAAATACAGAGATCTCGACCCGGCACAGCTGCCCAAAAGCGAATCACTGAAAGACACCCACGCGAGAGTGAAAGAGTACTATCGTGACGTGCTCATTCCCGAGTTGTCGAAGGGAAAGACAGTCCTTGTCAGCGCACACGGAAATTCACTGCGTGCCCTGGTCATGGAAATCGAAGGCTTAAGTACCGATGCCGTCGTTAAACTCGAGATCCCGACAGGGAAACCGCTGGTCTACCGTTATGACACAGGGATGACTGCCATCAAAAAAGTGAAAGTTGATTGA
- a CDS encoding DedA family protein, with protein sequence MIDFFIAHFSYPILFAWSFLEGEIGLTLAGYMIEQGKFDLTKVLLITMSGAFISDTVLFLSGRLFKSKTEMLLKNYEHKMQKVESWFLRFGSWIVVFERFIYGTHIPALLMLGVSGFNFWKFLLLEIIGVALWSVTFTTLGYYFGQTVIDALTFVQRHLTIALLAMLFFYVIYLLQKEEEA encoded by the coding sequence ATGATAGATTTTTTCATAGCACACTTCTCTTATCCTATTCTCTTTGCCTGGAGCTTTCTCGAGGGAGAGATAGGGTTGACACTGGCGGGTTACATGATCGAACAGGGAAAGTTTGACCTGACAAAAGTTTTGCTTATCACCATGAGTGGTGCCTTCATCAGCGATACGGTACTTTTCCTCTCGGGCCGCCTGTTCAAGTCAAAAACAGAGATGCTGCTTAAGAACTACGAGCACAAAATGCAGAAAGTTGAAAGCTGGTTCCTTCGCTTTGGAAGCTGGATTGTTGTTTTTGAACGTTTCATCTACGGTACACATATTCCTGCGCTGCTGATGCTGGGTGTATCAGGTTTCAACTTCTGGAAATTCCTTCTGCTTGAGATCATTGGTGTGGCCCTCTGGTCGGTGACCTTTACGACTCTGGGCTACTACTTCGGCCAGACGGTCATCGATGCACTGACATTTGTACAGCGTCACCTCACCATTGCCCTGCTGGCAATGCTGTTTTTCTATGTCATCTATCTACTGCAAAAAGAGGAGGAAGCATAA
- a CDS encoding cation:proton antiporter, with amino-acid sequence MSYESVILILFVIASVVAVITRYINLPYTIALVAVGLMLGGLHLLHPPSLTQELLYSVFLPPLIFEAAIHLRASELWRDGWPIATLVIPGVIASTLLTAAVMVPVSVHFALIDAITWPVAILFGAAVAATDPVAVVSLFNKLGAPRRLRLLIESESLLNDGTSIVVFILAMQYIMGDLGTPQDAVVDFFRIVGFGLLVGVIVGLATAAVMHHLDDAMITITLTTIAAYGSFLIADRLGVSGVMSTVAAGLITGGKGLSEILFPSIRLATETFWEYIAFAMNSLIFLLMGFAVNLTLLWELFPIILIAYVSVLAARFFVVTGTWAVFYPTNHKFPFSWAAVMTWGGLRGALSMVLALSIPDSFALKELIVTLVFGVVLISIFVQGLTMSPLMKMLGIVSPVSQLKHYELLKTEISLYQDIIDKMNKLHQRRFLSAESLESLTSEYQKKIDALSEELDKAEVDKETLVKEEVLKTKRRMIMEEAKTLLERYQSGTISIEVYKTVKHELDSQLFELENMEA; translated from the coding sequence ATGTCGTATGAATCGGTAATACTGATACTCTTTGTCATTGCTTCTGTTGTTGCGGTCATTACGCGGTATATCAATCTTCCCTATACCATTGCATTGGTGGCTGTAGGGCTTATGCTGGGGGGATTACACCTTTTGCATCCGCCGTCCCTGACACAGGAACTGCTCTACTCCGTCTTTCTGCCGCCGCTCATTTTTGAAGCGGCGATCCATCTGCGGGCTTCAGAACTGTGGCGAGACGGCTGGCCCATCGCCACACTGGTCATCCCTGGCGTGATCGCCTCGACACTGCTGACAGCTGCGGTCATGGTCCCCGTCAGTGTCCATTTCGCCTTGATCGATGCGATCACCTGGCCTGTCGCCATTCTCTTCGGTGCGGCCGTTGCCGCGACCGACCCGGTAGCCGTCGTCTCGCTTTTCAACAAACTGGGTGCGCCCAGGCGGCTGAGACTGCTCATAGAAAGTGAAAGCCTGCTCAATGACGGTACATCTATCGTTGTTTTCATTCTTGCCATGCAGTATATCATGGGCGACTTGGGAACACCACAGGATGCTGTAGTTGATTTCTTCAGGATTGTCGGTTTCGGTTTGCTTGTGGGTGTCATAGTCGGGCTTGCCACTGCTGCGGTGATGCACCACCTCGATGATGCGATGATCACCATCACACTGACGACCATTGCAGCATACGGTTCATTTCTTATTGCAGACAGGCTTGGTGTCTCCGGTGTCATGAGTACGGTAGCCGCTGGGCTGATCACCGGAGGAAAGGGACTGTCGGAGATACTCTTTCCCTCCATCCGGCTTGCCACGGAAACCTTCTGGGAATACATCGCTTTTGCCATGAACTCCCTGATCTTCCTCCTGATGGGATTTGCAGTAAATCTAACATTGTTATGGGAGCTTTTTCCCATCATACTGATCGCGTATGTTTCGGTCCTGGCTGCACGTTTCTTTGTTGTGACCGGCACCTGGGCAGTATTCTACCCCACCAATCACAAATTCCCGTTTTCTTGGGCGGCAGTGATGACATGGGGTGGGCTCAGGGGCGCACTTTCCATGGTTTTGGCACTCAGTATTCCCGATTCGTTCGCATTGAAAGAGCTGATTGTGACACTGGTCTTCGGTGTGGTCCTCATCTCCATCTTCGTACAGGGACTTACCATGTCGCCGCTGATGAAAATGCTGGGTATCGTTTCACCTGTTTCCCAGCTAAAGCACTATGAACTTCTCAAAACGGAAATCTCACTCTACCAGGACATAATAGATAAAATGAACAAGCTGCATCAACGGCGTTTTCTGAGTGCAGAGAGTCTTGAGTCTCTGACAAGCGAATACCAGAAGAAGATCGACGCACTCTCCGAAGAGCTCGATAAAGCAGAAGTGGACAAAGAAACTTTGGTAAAAGAAGAGGTACTGAAAACAAAACGGAGGATGATCATGGAAGAGGCAAAGACACTGCTTGAACGGTATCAAAGCGGAACCATCAGTATTGAAGTCTATAAAACGGTCAAGCATGAACTCGACAGTCAGCTGTTCGAGCTTGAAAATATGGAGGCATAA
- a CDS encoding Nramp family divalent metal transporter: MQLRFKEKIRFDIAKNRERIKQLGPGLITGGAGDDPSGIVTYTVVGATTGFSQLWLLLLSTPMMIAIQNLVARIAIVTGKSLPEITTAYYSKKLTVLMIMILALANILTIGADLNAIAAIFHTLTGYRTVYFLIPITALIAYLITFGQYKKIKSIFIGMTAVLVVYIIAAVLAKPPVLLLLKNTLVPHIEMNSAWIIAALGMLGTTISPYLMFWQAAEEKEEKKSIVQADEVGFDTITGMVYSNLLAYAMIVTGAVMLYGKHSNIEDVMTLTEALRPAAGDYAFALFALGIVVAGFLAIPVLAGSTAYAVADTFGWREGMDYKVSDAKGFYVVFIGALIIGDMIDMYPGITVVDALYYSQVLNGMLIPVLIAFALAIGNNKTIMGEYVATRFQNVFSLFAMLVTLGLTVVMVWQWIG; the protein is encoded by the coding sequence ATGCAGTTAAGATTTAAAGAAAAGATACGTTTTGATATTGCCAAAAACCGTGAACGCATAAAGCAGCTCGGGCCGGGTCTCATTACCGGCGGGGCAGGGGACGACCCGTCCGGAATCGTTACCTACACGGTCGTCGGAGCTACGACCGGTTTTTCCCAGTTATGGCTTCTGCTGCTTTCAACACCGATGATGATCGCTATCCAGAACCTGGTGGCGCGCATTGCGATCGTGACAGGGAAAAGCCTGCCGGAGATCACAACAGCATACTATTCAAAAAAACTGACCGTTCTGATGATCATGATACTGGCTCTGGCCAACATCCTGACCATCGGTGCAGACCTTAATGCCATCGCGGCTATTTTCCATACGCTTACCGGTTATCGTACCGTCTATTTTCTCATCCCTATTACTGCACTCATCGCTTACCTGATCACATTCGGGCAGTATAAAAAGATAAAATCGATCTTCATTGGCATGACAGCAGTCCTTGTCGTCTATATCATTGCAGCTGTTCTTGCCAAACCGCCGGTACTGCTGCTGCTGAAAAATACACTGGTGCCGCATATAGAGATGAACAGTGCGTGGATCATTGCAGCGCTCGGAATGCTGGGAACGACCATTTCTCCCTATCTGATGTTCTGGCAGGCGGCGGAAGAAAAAGAAGAGAAAAAGAGTATCGTTCAGGCAGATGAAGTCGGTTTCGACACTATCACCGGTATGGTCTACTCGAACCTGCTCGCTTATGCCATGATCGTCACCGGGGCAGTGATGCTCTATGGTAAACACAGTAATATAGAAGACGTTATGACATTGACGGAAGCCCTGCGACCTGCCGCAGGGGACTATGCTTTTGCCCTGTTCGCACTGGGTATAGTCGTTGCCGGTTTCCTGGCGATCCCCGTACTGGCAGGATCGACCGCCTATGCCGTAGCTGATACTTTTGGCTGGCGGGAGGGTATGGACTACAAAGTCAGTGATGCCAAAGGGTTCTATGTTGTATTTATCGGTGCGCTGATCATCGGAGATATGATCGATATGTATCCGGGTATTACGGTTGTCGATGCACTGTACTATTCCCAGGTGCTCAACGGGATGCTTATCCCCGTACTCATAGCTTTTGCCCTGGCGATTGGAAACAACAAAACGATCATGGGTGAGTATGTCGCCACACGGTTTCAAAACGTTTTTTCCCTGTTTGCCATGCTTGTTACACTCGGGCTTACCGTCGTGATGGTCTGGCAATGGATAGGGTAG
- a CDS encoding MBL fold metallo-hydrolase RNA specificity domain-containing protein: MATVVSYGAAEVVTGSCHLLEIDSGTRILVDCGMFQGREEHRNYGLFDFDAKSVDYLLVTHAHLDHVGRIPKLVKEGFSGTIVATDATFALAEVVLLDSAKIMKEDYHTHYKKAQRRGNEGKVLLPLYEEKDVQAALALPHIMPEYDKPFELCKDVTVTYRNAGHILGSAYIEIRYKEGEEERHIVFSGDIGNDNDMVIPNLVPCKAADFLYVESTYGDRNHKGALESEEEFRSVITKTLENWGNVIIPSFAIERTQELLCILKEMHDKGELPECKIFLDSPMATRATAVYKEFAEELLSTECQTIKKRDGTVFDFDGLNYTLTVDESKAINDVDERAIIIAGSGMCNGGRILHHFKNRLWNPKNAVIFVGYQAVGTLGRRIVDGAKWIKIYHEDIRIKASMYTINGFSAHADQNGIIKWVKDIEDLQRIFLIHGEEEKQEVLRKVMGEKLHEKAHIVAPEEVIYLS; encoded by the coding sequence ATGGCAACAGTAGTATCTTATGGAGCAGCGGAGGTCGTGACCGGGTCATGTCACCTGCTGGAAATTGACAGCGGAACACGTATTCTTGTAGATTGCGGGATGTTCCAGGGACGCGAGGAGCATCGCAATTACGGCCTGTTTGATTTTGATGCGAAGAGTGTTGATTATCTGCTGGTAACCCATGCACACCTCGATCATGTAGGCAGGATACCCAAGCTGGTCAAGGAAGGCTTTAGCGGGACCATCGTCGCTACAGATGCTACGTTTGCCCTGGCAGAAGTCGTGTTACTTGACAGTGCAAAGATCATGAAAGAGGATTATCATACCCACTATAAGAAAGCACAGAGAAGAGGAAACGAAGGAAAAGTTCTTTTGCCGCTTTATGAGGAGAAAGATGTTCAGGCTGCATTAGCACTGCCGCATATTATGCCGGAGTATGACAAGCCCTTTGAACTTTGTAAAGATGTCACGGTTACTTACCGTAATGCCGGGCATATTCTTGGGTCTGCCTATATAGAGATACGCTATAAAGAGGGAGAGGAAGAACGCCATATCGTTTTCTCCGGAGATATCGGAAATGATAACGATATGGTCATCCCCAATCTCGTTCCGTGTAAAGCAGCGGATTTCCTTTATGTGGAATCTACCTATGGAGACCGTAACCACAAGGGTGCGTTGGAGAGTGAAGAGGAGTTCCGTTCCGTCATTACCAAAACACTTGAGAACTGGGGAAATGTCATTATTCCTTCGTTTGCCATAGAACGGACACAGGAGCTTCTCTGCATTCTCAAAGAAATGCATGACAAAGGCGAACTGCCCGAATGCAAGATCTTTCTTGACAGTCCCATGGCGACCAGAGCGACCGCTGTCTATAAAGAGTTTGCAGAAGAACTCCTGAGTACCGAGTGCCAGACGATCAAGAAGCGTGATGGTACGGTATTTGATTTTGACGGCTTGAACTATACACTTACTGTGGATGAATCCAAAGCGATCAATGATGTCGACGAACGGGCGATCATCATCGCAGGAAGCGGTATGTGTAACGGGGGCAGGATACTGCATCATTTCAAGAACCGTTTGTGGAACCCTAAAAATGCAGTGATTTTTGTCGGCTACCAGGCAGTAGGGACATTGGGACGACGCATCGTGGACGGCGCCAAATGGATCAAGATCTATCATGAAGACATCCGTATCAAGGCAAGTATGTATACGATCAACGGTTTTTCCGCACATGCCGACCAGAACGGCATCATTAAGTGGGTAAAAGATATCGAAGATCTGCAGCGTATCTTCCTCATTCACGGAGAAGAGGAAAAGCAGGAAGTCCTTAGAAAAGTCATGGGTGAGAAGCTGCATGAAAAAGCACATATCGTTGCACCGGAAGAGGTGATATACCTCTCCTGA
- a CDS encoding DEAD/DEAH box helicase — translation MSFTNLGLNESLLKAIKDQGYTSPTPIQKQAIPVVIEGKDVLAAAQTGTGKTAGFTLPLLERLSETHPKMGKKQIRVLVLTPTRELAAQVAESIKTYGKYMKYTSTVVYGGVGINPQLATIRRGVDIVIATPGRLLDIAGQQGIDFSALETLVLDEADRMLDMGFIHDIKKLMKMMPKERQTLLFSATFSLEIKKLASGLLKNPVLVEVARENTTADQISQVVHFVDKSRKRELLSQLIKTKDWRQVLVFTRTKHGANRLTKQLEEAGISAAAIHGNKSQGARTKALASFKANEIRVLVATDIAARGIDIDQLPHVVNYELPNVPEDYVHRIGRTGRAGQSGEAVSLVCVDEHKLLFDIEKFIKSEIKKVHIEAFTPDPNIKAEPIQNGRGGGQKRGGGNSRNRSRNTNTSNREHKESSAKKANTKNSAAAKIGNNIQEKLDKLEKRDMNPNRQRRR, via the coding sequence ATGTCATTTACAAACCTGGGATTAAACGAATCCCTTCTCAAAGCAATAAAAGATCAGGGGTACACCTCTCCAACACCCATTCAGAAGCAGGCAATACCTGTAGTCATAGAAGGCAAGGATGTCCTTGCCGCGGCGCAGACCGGTACGGGAAAAACCGCAGGTTTTACCCTGCCTCTGCTTGAGAGACTTTCAGAAACCCACCCGAAAATGGGTAAAAAACAGATACGTGTCCTGGTACTGACACCAACACGTGAACTTGCCGCACAGGTTGCCGAGAGCATCAAGACCTACGGCAAATATATGAAGTACACTTCTACAGTCGTTTACGGCGGTGTGGGTATTAACCCGCAGCTGGCGACCATCCGAAGGGGTGTCGACATTGTTATTGCAACACCGGGAAGGCTTCTGGACATTGCAGGTCAGCAGGGCATAGATTTCTCTGCGTTGGAGACACTTGTCCTCGACGAAGCAGACAGAATGCTTGATATGGGCTTCATTCATGACATTAAAAAACTGATGAAGATGATGCCAAAGGAAAGACAAACACTGCTCTTCTCCGCAACATTCTCTCTCGAGATTAAAAAGCTGGCTTCAGGACTTTTAAAAAATCCTGTGCTCGTAGAAGTGGCGAGAGAGAACACTACCGCAGACCAGATCAGCCAGGTCGTCCACTTTGTGGATAAATCACGAAAAAGAGAGCTGCTTTCGCAACTCATCAAAACAAAGGACTGGAGACAGGTTCTCGTCTTTACGCGTACCAAACATGGTGCGAACAGGCTGACGAAACAGCTTGAAGAAGCAGGCATCTCCGCTGCGGCCATTCATGGTAACAAAAGCCAGGGTGCAAGAACAAAAGCACTTGCCTCCTTCAAGGCCAATGAGATCCGTGTGCTGGTAGCAACGGATATTGCCGCAAGAGGGATCGACATAGACCAGCTGCCGCACGTGGTCAATTATGAGCTGCCGAATGTACCTGAAGATTATGTGCACCGCATCGGGCGTACCGGGCGGGCAGGGCAGAGTGGTGAAGCTGTTTCTCTGGTCTGTGTAGATGAACACAAGCTGCTTTTCGACATAGAGAAGTTCATAAAATCAGAGATCAAAAAAGTACATATAGAGGCTTTCACGCCGGACCCAAATATCAAAGCGGAACCCATTCAGAACGGAAGAGGCGGCGGACAGAAACGTGGAGGCGGTAATAGCCGTAACAGATCGAGGAATACAAATACATCCAACAGAGAACATAAAGAGAGTTCCGCCAAAAAAGCAAACACAAAAAACAGTGCTGCGGCCAAGATAGGTAACAACATTCAGGAAAAACTGGACAAACTCGAAAAGAGGGATATGAATCCGAACAGGCAAAGAAGAAGATAA
- a CDS encoding manganese-dependent inorganic pyrophosphatase, producing the protein MATYIFGHTTPDSDSIVGAISLSYLKNQLGEDCVPTRQGEINPETKWILDKFGFEAPELKTSYAGEKVYLIDFMERSQSPKDIDEATILGIVDHHKLGDLTTNAPLEMWVRPVGCSNTIVKQMFDYYDVEIPKNLAGIMMCAILSDTVIFKSPTCTKEDTKACKELAKIAGIEDYKAVGMEMFIVKSNVLGATPRELVTRDFKDFNMGGNLIGVGQLEVVDLSVFDKMKADLMDDMKKLKEEGGRHSVLLLLTDIMQEGSQMLVVSDEPEKIENAFNVKLENGEAWLKGVMSRKKQIIPFLEEQF; encoded by the coding sequence ATGGCTACCTATATTTTTGGACATACAACACCGGACTCAGACTCCATCGTCGGAGCGATATCACTTTCATACCTCAAGAACCAGCTTGGTGAGGATTGTGTACCTACACGACAGGGAGAGATCAACCCTGAAACGAAGTGGATACTTGATAAATTCGGTTTTGAAGCACCGGAACTCAAAACATCCTATGCAGGAGAGAAGGTCTACCTGATAGACTTCATGGAACGTTCCCAAAGCCCGAAAGACATCGATGAAGCGACCATTTTGGGCATTGTGGACCACCACAAACTCGGTGACCTCACCACGAATGCACCGCTGGAAATGTGGGTACGTCCCGTAGGATGCTCCAATACCATCGTCAAGCAGATGTTCGACTATTATGATGTGGAGATACCCAAAAACCTTGCCGGGATCATGATGTGTGCCATTCTCAGTGACACGGTCATTTTCAAATCGCCTACCTGTACCAAAGAAGACACCAAAGCGTGTAAAGAACTTGCGAAGATCGCGGGTATCGAGGATTACAAAGCAGTGGGTATGGAGATGTTCATCGTCAAATCTAATGTTCTTGGCGCAACACCGAGAGAACTGGTGACAAGAGACTTCAAGGACTTCAACATGGGTGGTAACCTCATTGGTGTAGGACAACTTGAAGTGGTTGACCTTTCTGTCTTCGACAAGATGAAAGCAGACCTGATGGATGATATGAAGAAGTTGAAAGAAGAGGGCGGCAGACACTCTGTACTTCTTCTGCTCACGGACATCATGCAGGAAGGTTCCCAGATGCTCGTGGTCAGTGATGAGCCTGAAAAGATTGAAAATGCTTTCAACGTGAAACTTGAGAACGGCGAAGCCTGGCTCAAGGGCGTTATGAGTCGTAAAAAGCAGATCATTCCTTTCCTTGAAGAGCAGTTTTAA
- the trxA gene encoding thioredoxin: MALENLTAQNFNEKVTSNEIVILDFWAPWCGPCKQFAPIFEKVAGEYPDILFGKVNTEEEQELAGHFQIKSIPTTIILRDNIAIFQQPGLMPEEGLKDVIRQVQELDMDMVRREIEQQQSGEAVE; the protein is encoded by the coding sequence ATGGCATTAGAAAATCTGACAGCGCAGAACTTTAACGAGAAAGTAACCTCTAACGAAATAGTAATTCTTGACTTCTGGGCTCCATGGTGCGGGCCGTGTAAACAGTTTGCCCCCATCTTTGAAAAAGTAGCAGGAGAGTACCCTGACATTCTTTTTGGAAAGGTCAATACAGAAGAGGAGCAGGAGTTGGCCGGACACTTTCAGATAAAGTCTATCCCGACTACAATCATCTTAAGAGACAACATTGCTATCTTCCAGCAGCCGGGTCTCATGCCCGAAGAGGGTCTCAAAGATGTCATCAGACAGGTACAGGAACTTGACATGGATATGGTACGCAGAGAGATCGAGCAGCAGCAGTCAGGTGAAGCTGTAGAGTAA
- a CDS encoding UDP-2,3-diacylglucosamine diphosphatase, translating into MIEIQGNALFIADSHYPHHGDAFLETLQKLESGEVQTPQLFLMGDNFDLLFGYNEYIQTFSLEAIELLQKLSQKIEIHYFEGNHDFCLKELFPQVQVYSREEQPVFFNLGEKKVGISHGDKYATDFGYDLYCKIMRNKTTLTVLKPFEKAIIDDRMKKLLEKNICHTFTGFEKRVEEIMKHYEECDLVIEGHYHQAKVFGNYISLPSLACQEQVAVVKEGKVLFVSLKELETGL; encoded by the coding sequence GTGATAGAGATACAGGGAAACGCTTTATTCATAGCTGATTCTCATTACCCTCATCATGGTGATGCGTTTCTTGAAACTTTACAAAAGTTAGAAAGTGGGGAAGTGCAAACCCCTCAGCTTTTTCTGATGGGTGACAACTTCGATCTTCTCTTTGGCTACAATGAGTATATTCAAACTTTTTCTTTAGAAGCCATCGAACTGTTACAGAAGCTTTCCCAAAAGATAGAGATACACTATTTTGAAGGGAATCATGACTTCTGCCTGAAAGAACTTTTCCCTCAGGTTCAGGTGTACAGCAGAGAAGAGCAGCCTGTTTTCTTTAATTTGGGAGAAAAGAAAGTAGGTATCTCCCATGGAGACAAGTATGCCACAGATTTTGGATATGATCTCTACTGCAAAATTATGCGAAATAAAACAACATTGACCGTGCTGAAGCCTTTTGAAAAGGCTATCATCGATGACAGAATGAAAAAACTCTTGGAAAAAAACATCTGCCATACATTTACTGGGTTTGAAAAGAGGGTCGAAGAGATCATGAAACATTATGAGGAATGTGATCTGGTGATCGAGGGGCATTACCATCAGGCCAAAGTATTTGGTAACTATATCTCGCTGCCTTCACTCGCATGTCAGGAACAGGTTGCTGTAGTAAAAGAAGGAAAGGTCCTGTTTGTTTCACTGAAAGAGCTTGAGACCGGTTTGTAG
- a CDS encoding transposase gives MHVFEEPEDYEYFEDLMCFYAKSFGIIIHNYCLMSNHYHLLIEITQQNLSKFMRQLSMGYSIYFNKKNKRTGHLWQGRFKSWYVTDEAYFYTLMCYIEQNPLKANMIEDIREYPYSSYHYFLDYENIPECLQNAWIVQNYKEDTEAIEAFLTVPVDSEQLAELKTASSLVEAPNVDKKPDIEKLKKRFSKKQGTKERNVTICKAYKEGYSQHMIAKVLGLAQSTVSAIVKRGMK, from the coding sequence ATGCATGTATTTGAAGAGCCTGAAGATTATGAATACTTTGAAGACCTGATGTGCTTTTATGCCAAAAGCTTTGGTATTATTATCCATAATTATTGCTTGATGAGTAATCACTATCATCTACTCATCGAAATTACACAGCAAAACCTCTCAAAGTTTATGAGACAACTTAGCATGGGTTACTCTATCTACTTCAATAAAAAGAACAAACGCACAGGACATCTCTGGCAAGGACGCTTTAAATCATGGTACGTGACAGACGAAGCGTACTTTTATACACTGATGTGTTACATAGAGCAGAATCCACTTAAAGCCAATATGATTGAAGATATAAGAGAATACCCTTATAGCTCCTACCATTACTTTTTGGACTACGAGAACATACCAGAATGTTTGCAAAATGCATGGATCGTACAAAACTATAAAGAAGACACGGAGGCTATAGAAGCATTTTTAACCGTTCCCGTAGACAGCGAGCAACTAGCAGAACTAAAAACCGCATCAAGTCTAGTGGAAGCGCCCAATGTGGATAAAAAACCAGATATAGAAAAACTGAAAAAACGTTTTTCAAAAAAGCAGGGGACCAAAGAGAGAAATGTTACAATATGCAAAGCATATAAAGAGGGGTACTCGCAGCACATGATTGCAAAAGTATTGGGTTTGGCACAATCAACCGTGAGTGCTATTGTTAAAAGAGGAATGAAGTGA